The Triticum aestivum cultivar Chinese Spring chromosome 7B, IWGSC CS RefSeq v2.1, whole genome shotgun sequence genome window below encodes:
- the LOC123162857 gene encoding beta-galactosidase 11 isoform X2: MSLLHVRLAAAAIAVVALVAGGDAYQLTKPGTVISYDRRSLMVDGQRDLFFSGSIHYPRSPFHEWPDLIARAKEGGINVIESYVFWNVHEPEMGVYNFEGRYDMIKFFKLIQEHEMYAMVRIGPFVQAEWNHGGLPYWLREVPDIIFRTDNEPYKKLMQKFVTLVVNKLKDAKLFASQGGPIILAQIENEYQHMEAAFKENGTRYIEWAAKMAISTGTGVPWIMCKQIKAPADVIPTCNGRHCGDTWPGPVDKNKPLLWTENWTAQYRVFGDPPSQRSAEDIAFAVARFFSVGGSMVNYYMYHGGTNFGRTGASFVMPRYYDEAPLDEFGMFKEPKWGHLRDLHHALRLCKNALLFGTPSTQPLGKLYEARLFEIPEQKVCVAFLSNHNTKEDGTVTFRGQKYFVPRRSVSILGDCKTVVFSTQYVNAQHNQRTFHFTDQTAQNNVWEMYTEGDKVPTYKFSTDRSEKPLEAYNMTKDKTDYLWYTTSFQLDPEDLPSRLDIKPVLEASSHGHAMVAFVNKKLVGCGHGTKMNKAFSLEKPIEVKVGINHISILSSTLGLQDSGSYLERRQAGLHSVTIQGLNTGTLDLTSNGWGHIVGLDGERKQAFTDKGGEVQWKPAVFDQPLTWYRRRFDMPTGEDPVVIDMNPMGKGILFVNGEGLGRYWSSYKHALGRPSQYLYHVPRCFLKPTGNVLTIFEEEGGRPDAIMILTVKRDNICSFISETNPGHVRSWETKDSQLTMVADDLKPRAVLTCPEKKLIQQVVFASYGNPLGICGNYTVGKCHTPKAKEIVEKACVGKRSCVLAVSHEVYGGDLNCPGTTATLAVQAKCSKRQRTAEQ; encoded by the exons ATGTCCCTCCTCCACGTCCGGCTCGCCGCCGCGGCGATCGCCGTCGTCGCGCTCGTGGCCGGCGGGGACGCCTACCAGCTCACCAAACCAGGCACCGTCATCTCCTACGACCGCCGCTCGCTCATGGTGGATGGACAGAGGGACCTCTTCTTCTCCGGCTCCATCCACTATCCACGTAGCCCTTTCCACGAGTGGCCCGACCTCATCGCCAGGGCCAAGGAAGGCGGCATCAACGTCATCGAGTCCTACGTCTTCTGGAACGTCCATGAACCCGAGATGGGCGTG TACAACTTCGAGGGGAGGTACGACATGATCAAGTTCTTCAAGCTGATCCAGGAGCATGAGATGTACGCCATGGTCCGTATCGGGCCCTTTGTCCAGGCGGAGTGGAACCATGG AGGGCTGCCTTACTGGCTCCGGGAGGTCCCCGACATCATCTTCCGCACAGACAACGAGCCTTACAAG AAGCTCATGCAGAAGTTTGTGACCCTCGTAGTGAACAAGCTCAAGGATGCCAAGCTCTTCGCATCACAAGGAGGCCCTATCATTCTAGCACAG ATCGAGAATGAGTACCAGCACATGGAAGCGGCGTTCAAAGAAAACGGCACCAGGTACATCGAATGGGCAGCTAAGATGGCCATTAGCACCGGCACCGGGGTGCCATGGATCATGTGCAAGCAGATTAAAGCTCCAGCGGACGTG ATTCCTACCTGCAACGGTAGGCACTGCGGAGATACATGGCCAGGTCCAGTTGACAAGAACAAACCCCTGTTATGGACCGAGAACTGGACTGCTCA ATACAGAGTATTCGGTGATCCGCCGTCTCAGAGATCTGCCGAGGACATTGCGTTTGCCGTGGCACGGTTCTTCTCGGTGGGGGGCAGCATGGTGAACTACTACATG TACCACGGAGGAACAAATTTTGGAAGAACGGGCGCCTCTTTCGTGATGCCGAGATACTACGACGAGGCGCCTCTGGACGAATTCG GGATGTTCAAAGAGCCCAAGTGGGGCCATCTGAGGGACCTGCACCATGCTTTGAGGTTGTGCAAGAACGCTCTCCTCTTTGGGACCCCCTCCACGCAGCCATTGGGCAAGCTCTACGAG GCGCGGCTGTTCGAGATCCCGGAGCAGAAGGTGTGTGTGGCGTTCCTGTCCAACCACAACACCAAGGAGGACGGGACGGTGACGTTCCGCGGGCAGAAGTACTTCGTGCCCCGGCGGTCTGTCAGCATCCTCGGCGACTGCAAGACGGTGGTGTTCAGCACGCAATACGTGAACGCGCAGCACAACCAGCGCACCTTCCACTTCACGGACCAGACGGCGCAGAACAATGTGTGGGAGATGTACACGGAGGGGGACAAAGTGCCGACCTACAAGTTCAGCACCGACCGGAGCGAGAAGCCCCTCGAGGCCTACAACATGACCAAGGATAAGACCGACTACCTCTGGTACACCACCAG CTTCCAGCTGGACCCGGAGGACCTGCCGTCCAGGCTAGACATCAAGCCGGTGCTGGAGGCGAGCAGCCATGGGCACGCCATGGTGGCGTTCGTCAACAAGAAGTTAGTCGGCTGCGGCCATGGCACAAAGATGAACAAGGCCTTCAGCCTGGAGAAGCCCATCGAGGTCAAGGTCGGCATCAACCACATCTCCATCCTGTCCAGCACGCTGGGGTTGCAGGACAGCGGCTCCTACCTGGAGCGCCGGCAGGCCGGGTTGCACTCGGTCACCATCCAGGGCCTCAACACGGGGACGCTGGACCTGACCAGCAACGGGTGGGGACACATCGTGGGCCTGGACGGCGAGCGCAAGCAGGCTTTCACGGACAAGGGCGGCGAGGTGCAGTGGAAACCGGCGGTGTTCGACCAGCCGCTCACGTGGTACCGGCGGCGCTTCGACATGCCCACCGGGGAGGACCCCGTGGTGATCGACATGAACCCGATGGGCAAGGGCATCCTGTTCGTCAACGGCGAAGGGCTGGGGCGGTACTGGAGCTCGTACAAGCACGCGCTGGGGCGGCCGTCGCAGTACCTGTACCACGTGCCGCGGTGCTTCCTGAAGCCGACGGGGAACGTGCTCACCATCTTCGAGGAGGAAGGCGGGCGGCCGGACGCCATCATGATCCTGACGGTGAAGCGCGACAACATCTGCAGCTTCATCTCGGAGACCAACCCCGGGCACGTGCGGTCGTGGGAGACCAAGGACAGCCAGCTGACGATGGTGGCGGACGACCTGAAGCCGCGGGCGGTGCTGACGTGCCCGGAGAAGAAGTTGATCCAGCAGGTGGTGTTCGCCAGCTACGGGAACCCGCTGGGGATCTGCGGCAACTACACGGTGGGCAAATGCCACACGCCCAAGGCCAAGGAGATTGTGGAGAAGGCGTGCGTGGGGAAGAGGAGCTGCGTGCTGGCCGTGTCGCACGAGGTGTACGGCGGGGACCTCAACTGCCCGGGCACCACGGCCACGCTGGCCGTGCAGGCAAAGTGCTCCAAGAGGCAGAGGACCGCCGAGCAATAA
- the LOC123162857 gene encoding beta-galactosidase 11 isoform X1: MSLLHVRLAAAAIAVVALVAGGDAYQLTKPGTVISYDRRSLMVDGQRDLFFSGSIHYPRSPFHEWPDLIARAKEGGINVIESYVFWNVHEPEMGVYNFEGRYDMIKFFKLIQEHEMYAMVRIGPFVQAEWNHGGLPYWLREVPDIIFRTDNEPYKKLMQKFVTLVVNKLKDAKLFASQGGPIILAQIENEYQHMEAAFKENGTRYIEWAAKMAISTGTGVPWIMCKQIKAPADVIPTCNGRHCGDTWPGPVDKNKPLLWTENWTAQYRVFGDPPSQRSAEDIAFAVARFFSVGGSMVNYYMYHGGTNFGRTGASFVMPRYYDEAPLDEFGKAETDESSQTLNMLNYVDLWMNGLIGPGMFKEPKWGHLRDLHHALRLCKNALLFGTPSTQPLGKLYEARLFEIPEQKVCVAFLSNHNTKEDGTVTFRGQKYFVPRRSVSILGDCKTVVFSTQYVNAQHNQRTFHFTDQTAQNNVWEMYTEGDKVPTYKFSTDRSEKPLEAYNMTKDKTDYLWYTTSFQLDPEDLPSRLDIKPVLEASSHGHAMVAFVNKKLVGCGHGTKMNKAFSLEKPIEVKVGINHISILSSTLGLQDSGSYLERRQAGLHSVTIQGLNTGTLDLTSNGWGHIVGLDGERKQAFTDKGGEVQWKPAVFDQPLTWYRRRFDMPTGEDPVVIDMNPMGKGILFVNGEGLGRYWSSYKHALGRPSQYLYHVPRCFLKPTGNVLTIFEEEGGRPDAIMILTVKRDNICSFISETNPGHVRSWETKDSQLTMVADDLKPRAVLTCPEKKLIQQVVFASYGNPLGICGNYTVGKCHTPKAKEIVEKACVGKRSCVLAVSHEVYGGDLNCPGTTATLAVQAKCSKRQRTAEQ; the protein is encoded by the exons ATGTCCCTCCTCCACGTCCGGCTCGCCGCCGCGGCGATCGCCGTCGTCGCGCTCGTGGCCGGCGGGGACGCCTACCAGCTCACCAAACCAGGCACCGTCATCTCCTACGACCGCCGCTCGCTCATGGTGGATGGACAGAGGGACCTCTTCTTCTCCGGCTCCATCCACTATCCACGTAGCCCTTTCCACGAGTGGCCCGACCTCATCGCCAGGGCCAAGGAAGGCGGCATCAACGTCATCGAGTCCTACGTCTTCTGGAACGTCCATGAACCCGAGATGGGCGTG TACAACTTCGAGGGGAGGTACGACATGATCAAGTTCTTCAAGCTGATCCAGGAGCATGAGATGTACGCCATGGTCCGTATCGGGCCCTTTGTCCAGGCGGAGTGGAACCATGG AGGGCTGCCTTACTGGCTCCGGGAGGTCCCCGACATCATCTTCCGCACAGACAACGAGCCTTACAAG AAGCTCATGCAGAAGTTTGTGACCCTCGTAGTGAACAAGCTCAAGGATGCCAAGCTCTTCGCATCACAAGGAGGCCCTATCATTCTAGCACAG ATCGAGAATGAGTACCAGCACATGGAAGCGGCGTTCAAAGAAAACGGCACCAGGTACATCGAATGGGCAGCTAAGATGGCCATTAGCACCGGCACCGGGGTGCCATGGATCATGTGCAAGCAGATTAAAGCTCCAGCGGACGTG ATTCCTACCTGCAACGGTAGGCACTGCGGAGATACATGGCCAGGTCCAGTTGACAAGAACAAACCCCTGTTATGGACCGAGAACTGGACTGCTCA ATACAGAGTATTCGGTGATCCGCCGTCTCAGAGATCTGCCGAGGACATTGCGTTTGCCGTGGCACGGTTCTTCTCGGTGGGGGGCAGCATGGTGAACTACTACATG TACCACGGAGGAACAAATTTTGGAAGAACGGGCGCCTCTTTCGTGATGCCGAGATACTACGACGAGGCGCCTCTGGACGAATTCGGTAAAGCAGAGACAGACGAATCCTCCCAAACTCTGAATATGCTTAACTATGTTGATTTATGGATGAACGGTTTGATTGGTCCAGGGATGTTCAAAGAGCCCAAGTGGGGCCATCTGAGGGACCTGCACCATGCTTTGAGGTTGTGCAAGAACGCTCTCCTCTTTGGGACCCCCTCCACGCAGCCATTGGGCAAGCTCTACGAG GCGCGGCTGTTCGAGATCCCGGAGCAGAAGGTGTGTGTGGCGTTCCTGTCCAACCACAACACCAAGGAGGACGGGACGGTGACGTTCCGCGGGCAGAAGTACTTCGTGCCCCGGCGGTCTGTCAGCATCCTCGGCGACTGCAAGACGGTGGTGTTCAGCACGCAATACGTGAACGCGCAGCACAACCAGCGCACCTTCCACTTCACGGACCAGACGGCGCAGAACAATGTGTGGGAGATGTACACGGAGGGGGACAAAGTGCCGACCTACAAGTTCAGCACCGACCGGAGCGAGAAGCCCCTCGAGGCCTACAACATGACCAAGGATAAGACCGACTACCTCTGGTACACCACCAG CTTCCAGCTGGACCCGGAGGACCTGCCGTCCAGGCTAGACATCAAGCCGGTGCTGGAGGCGAGCAGCCATGGGCACGCCATGGTGGCGTTCGTCAACAAGAAGTTAGTCGGCTGCGGCCATGGCACAAAGATGAACAAGGCCTTCAGCCTGGAGAAGCCCATCGAGGTCAAGGTCGGCATCAACCACATCTCCATCCTGTCCAGCACGCTGGGGTTGCAGGACAGCGGCTCCTACCTGGAGCGCCGGCAGGCCGGGTTGCACTCGGTCACCATCCAGGGCCTCAACACGGGGACGCTGGACCTGACCAGCAACGGGTGGGGACACATCGTGGGCCTGGACGGCGAGCGCAAGCAGGCTTTCACGGACAAGGGCGGCGAGGTGCAGTGGAAACCGGCGGTGTTCGACCAGCCGCTCACGTGGTACCGGCGGCGCTTCGACATGCCCACCGGGGAGGACCCCGTGGTGATCGACATGAACCCGATGGGCAAGGGCATCCTGTTCGTCAACGGCGAAGGGCTGGGGCGGTACTGGAGCTCGTACAAGCACGCGCTGGGGCGGCCGTCGCAGTACCTGTACCACGTGCCGCGGTGCTTCCTGAAGCCGACGGGGAACGTGCTCACCATCTTCGAGGAGGAAGGCGGGCGGCCGGACGCCATCATGATCCTGACGGTGAAGCGCGACAACATCTGCAGCTTCATCTCGGAGACCAACCCCGGGCACGTGCGGTCGTGGGAGACCAAGGACAGCCAGCTGACGATGGTGGCGGACGACCTGAAGCCGCGGGCGGTGCTGACGTGCCCGGAGAAGAAGTTGATCCAGCAGGTGGTGTTCGCCAGCTACGGGAACCCGCTGGGGATCTGCGGCAACTACACGGTGGGCAAATGCCACACGCCCAAGGCCAAGGAGATTGTGGAGAAGGCGTGCGTGGGGAAGAGGAGCTGCGTGCTGGCCGTGTCGCACGAGGTGTACGGCGGGGACCTCAACTGCCCGGGCACCACGGCCACGCTGGCCGTGCAGGCAAAGTGCTCCAAGAGGCAGAGGACCGCCGAGCAATAA